In Planococcus citri chromosome 4, ihPlaCitr1.1, whole genome shotgun sequence, the genomic window acatttcatccactaaatactgctgaaaaaaatttcaataaaaatggacaaaacgcgttttagaacgtcatttttttaaaattttttagtgaattggctatttaggtgaatttaacacctcattttggtaagttgatgatgtaggaatgtgagttaatacttcatctaccaagtaccactgaaaacccaactttgataaaaatggacaaagcgagttttggaatatcactcttcatgtgtaaaaaaagtcaccagaaaCTTTGTACCAAAAGAATATCAAAATCAGATACTAAACTTACTCCCCAAGTATACGTATTAGAAATTGGTCATAATGttatcataaattttcaacacttgtcTGACAATGATAAAATTAAGAAGAATTAAACACTCAAGTCAAGAAAGAATAAAATCCgccaaaaatactccaaaaagcCGACCAACTTATCTAAATaggtcaaatttttacaaaattacctacaatatGACAATTACTCTACATTTGGTTTACCTGCTCACACATTTAAAAGAactcaaagttcaaaatttctcgttgaatcgtttgaaattcattttaaaacataATAAAATCGACTAAACATAAATGTAAAAAGATTTCGTTCGcagtaatgaaaaataatgttgtagAAAGTCATTTCATCCCTTTCTCGTGCTAAAACATCCAGAAATTCATGTAAAATTAGGATCGAAGATCCATAATTATAATGTAAATATTGTAATACCTAAGtatgaaaatcgattttaaaactgaacaaaaaattcCCCATCACCAACAGATTCGGAAAAAGatgatcaaatttcagttttccatctcaACTTGATAAGGGGTCGCTGAgccaattttgaacttttgaaaattcacgaaaaatcaaaaatcaaactcaGAATTTGAAGTGTTGCCTGGTTGTTGGTTGAGTATTTTGATACAGTAGAAACCCAGaaacttattttaatttttgtagtttttgtaGATAGGTTATACATCTTCCTTGCAAAATTCCCTTCAAAATATTGCAGAAACCACTTATATTCGAGTAAGTAAGCGTATCAAAAATTCCTCACAggatttggattttcaaaataggatgATGAGATATTGACAAGTTATCAGTTAACAGCAGGAATCTTTGTAAAAtgatacagggtgtcctgtAACGAATGGCCCTCCTTTGAACGGGTGAGTAGGCATTAGGCAGCCCATCCTGCGCTCAAGTATGTATGTTTGCCTAGCCCAGTTTTTCAAAGGTGTAGAGTTATGCTGATACGAGAAATTCTCGATTTCCATACCATTATTGTCGAACAATTTCAAAAGTCATGACGTCATGAGTTGGCCTCGTTCATCTTTGAAATTCAAACCAACTaatttcagagatttttgaatACGTAcagcatgaaaattgaaatgcttGCGATGCAACTCGATCGAAATTGGAAAGACCATTCGGTTAAAAGTCCATAGGGAAACACAgctcgattaaaatttttttttaaaatgataatttctaCAGCAGACAATTAAATAAATATCCTCTAACCTCAGGTACTGGTTTAGACGGTTGGATGTGTATTCCACCAATATCCACGACTCCAGGCACCAAAGGTATCGGAGCATTGATTGCCAAATTAGTGCTCACAAATAATAAACTAACATTACGAATAAGTTCTTCAATAGGTGGTGCCGACTCCAGAAGTTTATGAATCTTGGCATCGTCCTTTCTAGTCGTCGTGTACTTATAGAAGAACAAATACACGATATACAACATAGTATTGTGAGTCCTCTCAAAGAACTTCATTTCTTTGGAGTGTTCAGATAGTAAATTAGGTACGTAAGCAGGATTATCAGGATTACCCATCCTGTTCGATAACCAGGTTAGCATTACATTCGGCGTAACTGTGATCGCaggtattttgaatttccacGCGTACATCAACATGACatcattcatgaacgattcCGTAAAAAACACATCGTATTTTTCAGTCGAGTTGAGTAATTTCAAAAGGGGATCGCATTGATCAACTCTATCAAAGATATCGGAGAAAAACGTTgcttgaatttgtaaaaataaactgGATCCCATAGACGCGCATGCATCCACGGTTACTATAGACTTCGGGAAACTGAAACAATCTCCAATATCAATGTCCTTGTAATTCGGTATATTTGCTTTTTTCGGATACAGACTGTAAACCGTGACTTCATTTCCGAGTTCGGCTAATCTCACCAGTAAAGGATCAGCAATGGCGTAATGACTTTTCGATGGAAATGGAAATATGGCCAATACTTTATAACTGAAGCAAACGTTAAAGTAACTCGTGAggacgaaaaaaattgcaattaacGTCATCGCGAAATCGAATTAAATGTATCTTAAACAAAACACGTATTCGCATAAACCAGTTTCATTCATTTACATCAAGAAACATTCACCGCCGCGTCAGTACGTATTGCGATCACTAATGCAActaagtatgtactatgtagataggtattttatgTATTGTAATGCGAAGATGATTGAccatgagtttttaaaaataaatgacgATATTATCTCATGGCGAACTCTTTATCTTCTAGAATgtagaaaaatgatgaaacaataTTAACGAAATCAGAACAAACTTTGAATAGTTTGTTATATCACTCCctaaaaattacgtatttaatgaggattttgaattttaaaaaaacaattcgcGTAAAAAATCtgttatcagttttttttttgggaattatttcaattttgaaaaccaaaccGAAATAAGCTGCATAAGTCAACCAGAATTCTGGAAAATGACGGTACCgtacacaaaattttaaaaaatgttggagtTGAAAATTCCTCCCCCCCCTCCATTCAGCATGCTCACgatgacaaaaaaaactttttttcggtggaaaaatcatacttcatTGAGTAcctattgaaagaaaaaatattattccacCCAAAATTTATAGAATAGACACGAGTCTagccacgtgaattttttcaagaatgtttGCCACCCCTTACCCCCCCCGGAagatattgaccaaaaaaacatttgaaacatCCATATCTCAAAACCTAATTCCGGCacacacatttttttccttctaaaaatacctacgtttaGATGagtaccattttttcaaattttctcttcaGGTGAGCatctttaaaaactcaaaaatgtatgtttttttggTAATGGCATAGCCCAAAAAAGAGCTGCTGTCGATTATGTAGTTCAGAAATTTCGCATGCAGGCGTCTAAAAATAGTAGAAAACGaaacaacttttcaaaacctTATTACATGGTCCACCCCTTCCTCCAATTTCGGGGCAAAGGAAAGAAATTCTTCACTTcccattaaaatgtaaaaaaaatgatgaaatgtagAAAACTATAGAAAACTTATAATGCATAACTCCATTGACAAtgacatggatatgtttttgtgggggggggggggggtctttcCGAAATTTGCGTGACGCTGaccttttaaaactttgaaaaaaattagttgactttctgacacaatacataattataatgtCAGATCTCcaaaaactcggaaaaaaatttgaattttgattaaccAATATTGAAAGCgaagtttcatcaattttgaaaaagcaatgagttaattaaaatatgtttgaattttataaacttggtaaaaaaaattatgaaatttttttaatgctatGTGCTTTTGTCAGACtttcagaaacttttttttttttaaattggtaaaCTCTTGACATTTTGTCAGACTTTCAAAGACACTGAAAGCAAGGaacaatttctgacaatttgtttttaaaatcttcTCCCAGACTTATGCGGAAAAAATTGCTATGAATTTTTAACATTACCCACTTCAGATtctttgaaaagctgaaaaaattgtcaattcttAAAATTTCTACCTAtattgaagtaaattttcagatATCAAGGTTATCTcttgcgaacttgaaaaaaaataataaccaaatttgcagaaattaccaagaaaaaaattcaaaagtagtCTAgcattttaatatgtattaagCCAGACTTGTCTGTTTATTTGGATTTCATCATACTGAGTTCTCTTGAGTAAAAAatatatccatgatttaaaactttccttgaaGAGGTAAACTTTTCACTACTTGCAAGTACGTTAcactcatttatttatttttttgggggggggacaAGGTAGTGGTCAAAATCACACAtgcgaatttttcactttttcaacgttttccaATATTACTATTTTTAGAGGGAAGGGGGGTGGGGGTCAATAATACCTCCATCAtttagttttttcatcatttttattctaatttgaaaaagaggaagggataacatttctggaaaaaaatgaaatcttgttcttcaaaaatgattattacTACTCAATTAGAGAGAAAAAATGTGTATCTGCCAGATCGCGCGAAGCTggtaaagattttttttttgtatgtaggtattttccatttttgcgaAATTCAAACTTTCGAAAAGTTGGCAAATTGTGAATTTAGAGTTGCGAgttggaattggaaaatgtgGGATATcacagtgaatttttcaaaaactccaccACAGTAGGATATTAATCGAAAAACTCAAAGTTACAGCCATCTTTGAGCTTCACATTGAAAAGATTCTTCTCAGCTTCTACCATTAttaagtaatttaattttacatcTGATAAGCTCACAGTTAAAAATATTAACCCAGACTCCCAACTTTTCAAGACAGACAAAAGAGTTCTCTCAATGAATGGTCTATTCGTAAAATTAAGGGCATTGTGGGGTGAATAAATGTTTCAAGGGtgcattgaaatttcaataactaATAATGTCAACCtctattaaattcaaaaatagtgCACTTTACCGAATAATCAgcattttttgcatcaaaattcacTATGCGTCAAGCCAACAAAATTCAAGCTTTAGAAAATCtcataaaattgttttaaaaattcacattttctcaaaatataaacATGATCTAACCTCAGGTATAGGCTTGGACGACTTGATATGTATTCCACCAATATCCACGACTCCTGGTACCAAAGGTATTGGAGCATTTATCGCCGAATTCATGCTCACGAATAATAAACTAATATTACGAATGTGTTCTTCGATAGATGGTGCCAACTCGAGATGCTTACGTATCATGATGTCGTCATTTCTGGACGTTATGTACTTGTGACAGATCAAAGACAGGATATACAATATGGTATTTTCAGTCCTCTGAAAGAAATTCATTTCTCCCAAGAATCCAGATATAATATTCGGAACGTAGGACGGA contains:
- the LOC135844663 gene encoding UDP-glycosyltransferase UGT5-like isoform X43 — its product is MTLIAIFFVLTSYFNVCFSYKVLAIFPFPSKSHYAIADPLLVRLAELGNEVTVYSLYPKKANIPNYKDIDIGDCFSFPKSIVTVDACASMGSSLFLQIQATFFSDIFDRVDQCDPLLKLLNSTEKYDVFFTESFMNDVMLMYAWKFKIPAITVTPNVMLTWLSNRMGNPDNPAYVPNLLSEHSKEMKFFERTHNTMLYIVYLFFYKYTTTRKDDAKIHKLLESAPPIEELIRNVSLLFVSTNLAINAPIPLVPGVVDIGGIHIQPSKPVPENIEKFINESKHGVVYFCMGSLLRGETFPPEKREAFLYAFSKIPQRVLWKWEGDVLPGKSDNIMISKWMPQRDILAHPNVKLFISHGGLLGTSEAVYEGVPVLGIPIFGDQRTNIKSLEANGAGELLDYNEISKEVVLEKIQRLLNDPKYKENAKLLSDRYRDRPMSPLDTAVYWTEYVIRHKGAPHLRTAAADMPWYQYLLLDVIAFIVAVLVAGLLIIYYTTKFILRAIYGLICGGGAKKGSSKSDKKKRN